In Rhodanobacteraceae bacterium, a single window of DNA contains:
- a CDS encoding APC family permease → MRRSSRADADQEPLARQLSVWGLWLLMINGMIGAGIFGVPAATESLAGVFSPWIYLICALLIAPVMLCFCQLASASRGTGGPMLYARVAFGPMAGFQAGWAFYVARLTAFAANLNLLVVSLGYFWPQSQGPATRLALLLGISVLLIWLNVAGARAAMRSLGALTVLKLLPLIALALWGAVSLDLALMETVSGPPPLTDLGAALLLVIYAYVGFESGLVPAGEARRPEIDMPRALLWALITCALLYALIHVAAQHLVPDLATAPRPLVQAGQAWLGPVGGALVMLGLLASVGGNLLGSMFSTSRISYRLGLDAQLPAWFAQVHPRWQTPANSVICYGLASFVLAASGSFVWLAVLSVCIRLLLYLLCLCSMPAAERLAGFEPGYLRLPGGPTLRWLAVFVCLGLMTQISLASVLGTLALLLVGSGLYGLARRSSNQKRA, encoded by the coding sequence ATGCGCAGATCAAGCCGCGCCGATGCCGACCAGGAGCCGCTGGCTCGTCAGCTCTCTGTCTGGGGCCTGTGGTTGCTGATGATCAACGGCATGATCGGCGCCGGCATCTTCGGCGTGCCGGCTGCCACGGAATCGCTGGCAGGCGTTTTCAGTCCCTGGATCTATCTGATCTGCGCGCTGCTGATTGCGCCGGTGATGCTGTGTTTCTGTCAATTGGCCAGCGCCTCTCGCGGCACTGGCGGCCCGATGCTGTATGCCCGCGTCGCCTTTGGGCCGATGGCTGGATTTCAGGCCGGCTGGGCCTTCTACGTGGCCCGGCTGACGGCCTTCGCGGCGAATCTGAATCTGCTGGTAGTGTCTCTGGGCTATTTCTGGCCGCAATCGCAGGGGCCCGCCACCCGTCTGGCCTTGTTGCTCGGCATTTCGGTGCTGCTGATCTGGCTCAACGTGGCCGGTGCGCGCGCTGCGATGCGCTCGCTGGGGGCGCTGACCGTGCTCAAGCTGCTGCCGCTGATCGCGCTGGCACTGTGGGGCGCGGTCTCGCTGGATCTGGCACTGATGGAGACCGTGTCGGGGCCGCCGCCGCTGACCGATCTGGGCGCGGCTCTGCTGCTGGTGATCTACGCCTATGTCGGCTTCGAATCCGGGCTGGTGCCCGCAGGCGAAGCGCGCCGCCCTGAGATTGACATGCCCAGAGCCCTGCTCTGGGCGCTGATCACCTGCGCACTGCTGTACGCGCTGATCCATGTGGCTGCACAGCACTTGGTGCCTGATCTGGCGACAGCCCCGCGTCCGCTGGTTCAGGCTGGGCAGGCCTGGCTGGGCCCGGTCGGTGGCGCGCTGGTGATGCTGGGCCTGCTGGCCTCGGTCGGCGGCAATCTGCTGGGCTCGATGTTCTCCACTTCGCGCATCAGCTATCGACTGGGTCTGGATGCTCAGCTGCCAGCCTGGTTTGCCCAGGTGCATCCACGCTGGCAGACGCCTGCCAACTCGGTAATCTGCTACGGGCTGGCCTCATTCGTACTGGCAGCCAGCGGCAGTTTTGTCTGGCTGGCCGTGCTCAGCGTGTGCATCCGCCTGCTGCTCTACCTGCTGTGCCTGTGCTCGATGCCCGCCGCCGAGCGACTGGCGGGATTCGAACCTGGATACCTGCGATTGCCCGGCGGCCCGACGCTGCGCTGGCTCGCGGTTTTCGTGTGTCTGGGTCTGATGACCCAGATCAGCCTGGCTTCGGTGCTGGGGACCCTGGCATTGCTGCTGGTGGGGTCCGGGCTCTATGGGCTGGCCCGGCGCAGTTCCAATCAGAAGCGGGCCTGA
- a CDS encoding MBL fold metallo-hydrolase, with translation MQIKLWGTRGSLATPGPDTARYGGNTSCVCVVGAEGTVLVLDAGTGIRRLGARLPESLKRVDILLTHLHMDHVQGLGFFAPLYRPGFDVHIWGPASATMNLQARLMRYLSPPLFPVHLSELPCELSFHEVPCGRVEIGEFQVESGMVCHPGPTVGYRIRAANGKVLTYMPDHEPALGNPDFPSLPRDWTSGADLATGADLLIHDSQYSGAEYPRHHGWGHSSLIQTIRYGALCEVNQLVTFHHDPDHSDEILDLITAESIAEVNPGYLVTAGCEGAVFTL, from the coding sequence GTGCAGATCAAGCTCTGGGGCACGCGCGGATCGCTGGCCACGCCCGGGCCCGATACGGCCCGCTACGGTGGCAATACCTCCTGCGTCTGCGTGGTCGGTGCCGAAGGCACGGTGCTGGTGCTCGATGCCGGGACCGGCATCCGCAGGCTCGGCGCGCGCTTGCCCGAATCGCTTAAACGGGTCGACATCCTGTTGACCCATCTGCACATGGATCACGTGCAGGGCCTGGGCTTCTTCGCGCCACTGTATCGCCCCGGTTTCGATGTGCATATCTGGGGCCCGGCCAGCGCCACGATGAACCTGCAGGCGCGGCTGATGCGCTATCTGTCACCGCCGCTGTTTCCGGTGCACCTGAGCGAACTGCCGTGCGAGCTGAGCTTCCACGAAGTGCCTTGTGGTCGCGTCGAGATCGGCGAATTCCAGGTCGAGTCCGGCATGGTCTGCCATCCCGGGCCGACGGTGGGTTACCGGATCAGGGCTGCCAACGGCAAGGTACTGACCTATATGCCGGACCATGAGCCGGCCCTGGGCAATCCTGATTTTCCCAGCTTGCCGCGTGATTGGACCTCCGGTGCGGATCTGGCGACGGGCGCCGATCTGCTGATCCACGACAGCCAGTACAGCGGCGCCGAATATCCGAGACATCACGGTTGGGGACACAGCTCCTTGATCCAGACCATTCGCTACGGCGCGCTGTGCGAGGTCAACCAGCTGGTGACCTTCCACCACGATCCCGACCACAGCGACGAGATTCTCGATCTGATCACCGCGGAGTCCATTGCCGAGGTCAACCCCGGCTACCTGGTCACAGCCGGCTGCGAAGGTGCGGTGTTTACCTTGTGA
- a CDS encoding aminotransferase class IV, producing MAQGTHDFVDDPRNAEILIYVNGTLLPRAQATVSVFDSGFILGDGIWEGLRVVGGHPVFLDAHLDRLYEGAKAILLDIGMDRAALTAAIYDTLKANDMHDGVHIRLMVSRGLKRTPYQDPRVCVGPATVVIIPEHKNPLPETLEKGLRLFTVHVRRGYPDVQDPKLNSHSKLNCITACIQAAQAGADEALMLDPHGFVATCNSTHFFIVRRGEVWTSSGDYCLGGITRSHVLQLCRDNGIPAREKNFSLTEVYSADEAFVTGTFAGLVPVTEVDGRVLGSSTIAGRPMIQRLQSLYRDLAQRDVAARGARV from the coding sequence ATGGCCCAGGGCACGCATGATTTTGTCGATGACCCGCGCAATGCGGAGATTCTGATCTACGTCAACGGCACGCTGCTGCCGCGCGCGCAGGCCACGGTGTCGGTGTTTGATTCCGGCTTCATCCTCGGCGACGGTATCTGGGAGGGCCTGCGCGTGGTCGGCGGTCATCCGGTGTTTCTGGATGCGCATCTGGATCGCTTGTACGAGGGTGCCAAAGCGATCCTGCTGGACATCGGCATGGATCGCGCGGCGCTGACGGCGGCGATCTACGACACCCTCAAGGCCAATGACATGCACGACGGTGTGCACATCCGGCTGATGGTGTCGCGCGGGCTCAAGCGCACGCCCTACCAGGACCCGCGGGTGTGCGTCGGCCCGGCCACGGTGGTGATCATTCCGGAGCACAAGAATCCGTTGCCGGAGACGCTGGAGAAAGGCCTGCGCCTGTTTACCGTGCATGTCCGCCGCGGCTATCCGGATGTGCAGGATCCCAAGCTCAACAGTCACAGCAAGCTCAATTGCATCACCGCCTGCATCCAGGCGGCGCAGGCCGGCGCCGATGAAGCGCTGATGCTGGATCCGCATGGTTTTGTCGCCACCTGCAATTCCACCCATTTCTTCATCGTCCGCCGCGGCGAAGTCTGGACCTCCAGCGGCGACTATTGCCTGGGCGGCATCACCCGCAGTCATGTACTGCAGCTATGTCGGGACAACGGCATTCCGGCCCGCGAGAAGAACTTCAGCCTGACCGAGGTCTACAGTGCCGACGAGGCCTTCGTGACCGGCACCTTTGCGGGTCTGGTGCCGGTGACCGAGGTCGATGGTCGAGTGCTGGGTTCGTCCACGATTGCCGGTCGCCCGATGATCCAACGATTGCAGTCTCTGTATCGGGACCTGGCGCAACGCGATGTGGCTGCGCGCGGAGCCCGGGTATGA
- the nhaC gene encoding Na+/H+ antiporter NhaC, producing the protein MQDAKELNLREVPLWLAWMPLLALMLMLALSVHIFGEDSSYGPNQIALLLAMGMAALIGLRQGMAWDDVQEAIVHGVSVGTGAIFILLAVGALIGTWMLCGTVPTLVQYGLKLMHPSVFYAASCLICALVALAIGSSWTIAGTLGVALMGIAGGLGMSPAITAGAIISGAYFGDKMSPLSDTTNLAPAAAGSELFAHIRHMAWTTLPSISIALVLFTLMGIGGVGSSSDVVLGSLSEDLAGQFNPGLHLLLPLVIVLGLAWKKVPALPSIAIGALVGAVFAVIFQPEATLRLAGNEQLGQGLGLLAGAWKAMFAGYSGESGSEAVDKLLNRGGMASMLNVIWLVFCALSFGSVMERAGLLERIIRSVLRAAKSTGALISATLATAIGTNVVAADQYLAIVLTGKIYKPEYQRRGLDPVNLSRALEDAGTLTSPLVPWNTCGAYMAATLGVATVDYLPYAFFNLINPLIAAGMAYAGFKILHLKPRVEVVHKATGA; encoded by the coding sequence ATGCAGGATGCCAAAGAACTGAATCTGCGCGAGGTGCCCTTGTGGCTGGCGTGGATGCCGCTGCTCGCCTTGATGCTGATGCTGGCGCTGTCGGTCCACATCTTCGGCGAAGATTCATCCTACGGCCCCAACCAGATCGCATTGCTGCTGGCGATGGGCATGGCGGCGCTGATCGGCCTGCGCCAGGGCATGGCCTGGGACGATGTCCAGGAAGCCATCGTGCACGGCGTATCGGTGGGCACCGGTGCGATCTTCATCCTGCTGGCCGTGGGCGCATTGATCGGCACCTGGATGCTCTGCGGCACGGTGCCGACGCTGGTCCAGTACGGCTTGAAGCTGATGCATCCATCGGTCTTCTACGCGGCCAGCTGTCTGATCTGTGCGCTGGTGGCGCTGGCCATCGGCAGTTCCTGGACCATTGCCGGCACGCTGGGCGTGGCCCTGATGGGCATCGCCGGTGGTTTGGGCATGTCCCCGGCGATCACCGCTGGCGCCATCATTTCCGGTGCCTATTTCGGCGACAAGATGTCGCCCCTGTCCGATACCACCAACCTGGCACCGGCGGCCGCTGGCAGCGAATTGTTCGCGCACATCCGCCATATGGCCTGGACCACGCTGCCCAGCATCAGCATTGCCCTGGTCCTGTTTACGCTGATGGGCATTGGTGGCGTGGGCAGCAGTAGCGATGTCGTGCTCGGCAGTCTGAGCGAGGACCTAGCCGGGCAGTTCAATCCCGGCCTGCATCTGCTGCTGCCGCTGGTGATCGTGCTGGGCCTGGCCTGGAAAAAGGTGCCGGCCCTGCCGTCGATCGCCATCGGAGCGCTGGTCGGAGCAGTCTTTGCCGTGATCTTCCAGCCTGAGGCCACGCTACGATTGGCTGGCAACGAGCAGCTTGGACAGGGTCTCGGCCTGTTGGCCGGTGCCTGGAAGGCGATGTTTGCCGGCTACTCGGGTGAAAGCGGCAGCGAGGCCGTCGACAAGCTGCTCAACCGCGGTGGCATGGCCAGCATGCTCAATGTCATCTGGCTGGTGTTCTGCGCCTTGAGTTTCGGCTCGGTGATGGAACGCGCTGGTTTGCTCGAACGCATCATCCGCAGCGTGCTGCGCGCGGCCAAGTCGACCGGTGCCCTGATCAGCGCGACGCTGGCGACCGCCATCGGCACCAATGTGGTCGCCGCCGACCAGTACCTCGCCATCGTCCTGACCGGCAAGATCTACAAGCCGGAATACCAGCGGCGTGGGCTCGATCCGGTCAACCTCAGCCGTGCCCTCGAAGATGCCGGCACGCTGACCTCGCCGCTGGTGCCGTGGAACACCTGCGGCGCCTACATGGCCGCCACGCTGGGCGTGGCCACCGTCGACTATCTGCCCTATGCGTTCTTCAACCTGATCAATCCCCTGATCGCCGCCGGCATGGCTTATGCGGGCTTCAAGATTCTGCACCTGAAGCCGAGGGTCGAAGTCGTGCACAAGGCGACTGGGGCTTAG
- a CDS encoding GNAT family N-acetyltransferase translates to MWRTATPADDEAIVALCAALNDEDPGADPVPPEYTRRTLDFLRQQPSRGLALVMECEGRIAGYALLIAFWSNELGGETCAVDELYVVPDYRGRGWAERLLRELAEPDHPWAFGAVALTVETTADNREARRLYTRVGFSGSNLALRRRLRN, encoded by the coding sequence ATGTGGAGAACCGCAACCCCAGCCGATGACGAGGCCATCGTGGCCTTGTGTGCGGCCTTGAACGATGAGGATCCGGGCGCCGACCCGGTGCCGCCCGAGTACACCCGGCGTACGCTGGACTTTCTGCGCCAGCAGCCGTCCCGCGGACTGGCGCTGGTAATGGAATGTGAGGGAAGAATCGCCGGCTACGCGTTGCTGATCGCGTTCTGGTCGAACGAACTGGGTGGCGAAACTTGTGCCGTCGACGAGCTCTACGTCGTGCCCGACTATCGCGGTCGCGGCTGGGCTGAGCGGTTGTTGCGAGAACTGGCCGAACCCGATCATCCCTGGGCCTTTGGTGCCGTGGCGCTGACGGTGGAAACCACGGCCGACAATCGCGAGGCCCGGCGTCTCTACACTCGGGTCGGATTCAGCGGCAGCAATCTGGCATTGCGTCGGCGGCTGCGAAACTGA
- a CDS encoding N-acyl homoserine lactonase family protein, with the protein MRIAFLLSACLTLAACSSSEDAAQAPTEAPKADVAATEVTVPAAPTGPAVQIYAMNCGDMAFSDVDLFADDGSMKGVTRDFVDPCYLIRHPAGDLIWDTGVPEGIADMPDGLRPEGFPVHIVVKKKLSAQLAELGLTPADIEFLSFSHLHFDHTGNGSLFAASTWIVDADERAAMFDDAARGKPEFAAYSALENAKTLLIEGDDNFDVFGDDSVVIYQTPGHTPGSTTLLVRTVGSGNVLLTGDMWHLAESREKHLVPSFNFNREQTLASMDSVEALATLNDARVVRQHVPEDFAAMPVFPAALQ; encoded by the coding sequence ATGAGAATTGCCTTTCTGCTGTCTGCTTGCCTGACGCTGGCTGCCTGTTCCAGCTCCGAGGATGCCGCCCAGGCGCCGACCGAAGCGCCCAAGGCCGACGTTGCTGCGACCGAAGTGACCGTCCCAGCGGCACCGACCGGTCCCGCGGTGCAGATCTACGCCATGAATTGTGGCGACATGGCTTTCTCGGACGTTGATCTCTTTGCCGACGATGGCTCGATGAAAGGCGTGACCCGTGACTTCGTCGATCCGTGCTACCTGATCCGTCACCCGGCTGGTGATCTGATCTGGGATACCGGCGTGCCCGAAGGCATTGCCGACATGCCCGATGGACTGCGTCCGGAGGGTTTTCCGGTACATATCGTGGTCAAGAAGAAGCTCAGCGCGCAGCTGGCCGAGCTCGGTCTGACTCCGGCCGACATCGAATTCCTGTCCTTCTCGCACCTGCATTTTGATCACACCGGAAACGGCAGTCTGTTCGCGGCTTCCACCTGGATCGTCGATGCCGACGAGCGTGCCGCGATGTTCGACGACGCTGCCCGCGGCAAACCCGAATTCGCCGCCTACAGCGCGTTGGAAAACGCCAAGACCCTGCTGATCGAAGGCGACGACAACTTTGACGTCTTCGGTGACGACAGCGTGGTGATCTACCAGACACCCGGGCACACGCCGGGCTCCACCACCTTGCTGGTTCGGACTGTTGGCAGCGGCAACGTGCTGCTCACGGGCGACATGTGGCATCTGGCTGAATCGCGCGAGAAGCATCTGGTGCCGTCGTTCAACTTCAATCGCGAGCAGACCCTGGCTTCGATGGACAGCGTCGAGGCACTGGCCACGCTCAACGATGCCCGCGTCGTGCGTCAGCATGTGCCGGAGGATTTTGCGGCGATGCCGGTGTTTCCGGCAGCGCTGCAGTAG
- a CDS encoding HAD family hydrolase, protein MNASLRIAMWSGPRNISTAMMRAWENRGDCAVSDEPLYAHYLAATGADHPARDEVIAAGESDWRKAVADLLGPAPGGAPIWYQKHMCHHLLPQMERDWIDGLFNILLIRDPAEVVASYLRARGTVSAEEIGLPQQTELYARLSASQAGPPPIIDAGEFLKDPEGHLRALCALLKIDFTPRMLKWPAGPRDSDGVWAPHWYAAVWKSTGFEAPRVRRDELDASARQVVAECSDLYASLRQRRLRAD, encoded by the coding sequence ATGAACGCCTCGCTGCGGATAGCGATGTGGTCGGGCCCGCGCAATATCTCCACCGCCATGATGCGCGCCTGGGAAAACCGTGGCGATTGCGCGGTCAGCGATGAACCGCTGTATGCGCACTATCTGGCCGCCACCGGCGCCGATCATCCGGCCCGCGACGAAGTCATCGCTGCCGGTGAAAGTGACTGGCGCAAGGCGGTGGCTGATCTGCTCGGACCGGCGCCAGGGGGCGCACCGATCTGGTACCAGAAGCATATGTGCCATCATTTGCTGCCGCAGATGGAGCGCGACTGGATCGACGGCCTGTTCAACATCCTGCTGATCCGCGACCCGGCCGAAGTGGTCGCTTCCTACCTGCGTGCTCGCGGCACGGTCAGCGCCGAGGAAATCGGACTGCCGCAACAAACCGAGCTGTATGCACGATTGAGCGCCAGTCAGGCCGGACCGCCGCCGATCATCGATGCGGGCGAGTTTCTCAAGGATCCCGAAGGCCATCTGCGCGCCCTTTGCGCGCTGTTGAAGATCGACTTCACGCCACGGATGCTGAAGTGGCCGGCCGGGCCACGCGACAGCGACGGTGTCTGGGCGCCGCATTGGTATGCAGCGGTGTGGAAATCAACCGGATTCGAGGCGCCGCGCGTGCGGCGCGATGAACTGGATGCCTCGGCCAGACAGGTGGTTGCCGAGTGCAGCGACCTGTACGCGAGTCTGCGACAACGCCGGTTGCGAGCCGATTGA